One window of the Shimwellia blattae DSM 4481 = NBRC 105725 genome contains the following:
- the actP gene encoding cation/acetate symporter ActP, which translates to MPVKTLLSAAALFYAAGTMAADAISGDVQRQPTNWQAIIMFVIFVAFTLCITWWASKRVSSRSDYYTAGGNITGLQNGLAIAGDYMSAASFLGISALVYTSGYDGLIYSLGFLVGWPIILFLIAERLRNLGRYTFADVASYRLKQGPIRVLSACGSLVVVALYLIAQMVGAGKLIELLFGLNYHVAVVLVGVLMMMYVLFGGMLATTWVQIIKAVLLLFGASFMAFMVMKHVGFNFSNLFSEAIAVHPKGEAIMRPGGLVKDPISALSLGLGLMFGTAGLPHILMRFFTVSDAREARKSVFYATGFMGYFYILTFIIGFGAIMLVGANPAFKDATGALIGGNNMAAVHLADAVGGHLFLGFISAVAFATILAVVAGLTLAGASAVSHDLYANVFRKGATERDELRVSKMTVLVLGVIAILLGVLFEKQNIAFMVGLAFSIAASCNFPIILLSMYWSKLTTRGAMIGGWLGLLTAVILMILGPTIWVQVLGHATPVFPYEYPALFSILVAFIGIWFFSSTDTSAEGAREREQFRAQFIRSQTGLGIEQGRAH; encoded by the coding sequence ATGCCCGTAAAGACACTACTCAGTGCCGCAGCGTTATTTTACGCTGCCGGGACTATGGCCGCAGACGCGATTAGCGGCGACGTGCAGCGCCAGCCGACAAACTGGCAGGCGATTATTATGTTCGTTATTTTTGTCGCCTTTACGTTATGTATTACCTGGTGGGCATCGAAAAGGGTCTCCTCCCGTAGCGATTATTATACCGCAGGCGGAAATATTACCGGCCTGCAGAACGGGCTTGCCATTGCCGGTGACTATATGTCTGCCGCGTCATTCCTCGGTATTTCGGCGCTGGTTTACACCTCCGGTTACGACGGGCTGATTTACTCGCTCGGCTTTCTGGTCGGCTGGCCGATTATTCTGTTCCTGATTGCCGAACGCCTGCGCAACCTCGGGCGTTATACCTTTGCGGATGTGGCCTCCTACCGCCTGAAGCAGGGGCCGATTCGCGTGCTTTCTGCCTGCGGCTCTCTGGTGGTGGTCGCCCTGTACCTGATTGCCCAGATGGTCGGCGCCGGTAAACTTATCGAGCTGCTGTTTGGCCTCAACTACCACGTTGCCGTGGTGCTGGTTGGCGTGCTGATGATGATGTACGTGCTGTTCGGCGGCATGCTGGCAACCACCTGGGTGCAGATTATCAAAGCGGTGCTGCTGCTGTTTGGCGCCAGTTTTATGGCGTTTATGGTTATGAAGCACGTGGGCTTTAACTTCAGCAACCTGTTCAGCGAGGCGATTGCCGTTCACCCGAAAGGCGAGGCCATCATGCGCCCGGGCGGCCTGGTTAAAGATCCGATTTCAGCGCTCTCTCTGGGCCTGGGCCTGATGTTCGGCACCGCCGGTTTGCCACATATTCTGATGCGCTTCTTCACCGTGAGCGACGCCCGGGAAGCCCGCAAGAGCGTCTTCTACGCCACCGGGTTTATGGGCTATTTCTATATTCTGACCTTTATCATCGGTTTTGGCGCCATCATGCTGGTGGGGGCTAACCCGGCCTTTAAAGACGCCACCGGCGCGCTGATTGGCGGTAATAATATGGCGGCGGTGCACCTGGCTGACGCGGTAGGCGGGCATCTGTTCCTCGGCTTTATCTCCGCCGTGGCCTTTGCCACCATTCTGGCGGTGGTTGCCGGGCTGACCCTTGCCGGGGCCTCTGCGGTATCCCACGATCTGTACGCCAACGTGTTCCGCAAAGGGGCCACCGAGCGTGATGAGCTGCGGGTATCGAAAATGACCGTGCTGGTGCTGGGGGTCATTGCTATCCTGCTGGGCGTACTGTTTGAAAAACAGAACATCGCCTTTATGGTGGGCCTGGCGTTCTCCATCGCCGCCAGCTGTAACTTCCCGATTATTCTGCTCTCCATGTACTGGTCAAAACTGACCACCCGTGGCGCGATGATCGGTGGCTGGCTGGGGCTGCTGACCGCCGTTATCCTGATGATCCTCGGCCCGACTATCTGGGTCCAGGTGCTGGGCCACGCGACCCCGGTATTCCCTTACGAATATCCGGCGCTGTTCTCCATTCTGGTGGCGTTTATCGGGATCTGGTTCTTCTCCAGCACCGATACCAGTGCGGAAGGTGCCCGGGAGCGCGAGCAGTTCCGGGCGCAGTTTATCCGTTCCCAGACCGGTCTGGGTATCGAACAGGGCCGCGCCCACTAA
- a CDS encoding LrgB family protein yields the protein MTDLLVSVLCMVITLVLYFANKRLYRRFRKLPLMPLVMTPILLVVMLLLGHISWQNYIGETHWLLWLLGPATIAFAVPVYDNLAVIRRHWMSLTAGVITASVVAVTSSVWLARLFHLSDEVQRSLAVRSITTPFALEAAKAMGGKPDLVALFVVVTGVFGMGMGDALFLKMSIKTGLAKGAGFGAASHGAGTARSYELGPQEGVVASLVMMLSGALMVVIAPLVARVMF from the coding sequence ATGACTGATCTGCTGGTCAGCGTACTGTGCATGGTGATTACGCTCGTGCTCTATTTTGCCAACAAGCGCCTGTACCGGCGCTTTCGCAAGCTGCCGCTGATGCCGCTGGTGATGACCCCGATCCTGCTGGTGGTGATGCTGCTGCTCGGGCATATCTCCTGGCAAAACTATATTGGTGAAACCCACTGGCTGCTCTGGTTGCTGGGGCCTGCGACTATCGCCTTTGCGGTGCCAGTGTATGACAACCTGGCGGTCATCAGGCGCCACTGGATGTCGCTCACTGCCGGGGTTATTACCGCATCGGTCGTGGCGGTGACCAGCTCCGTATGGCTGGCCCGGTTATTTCATCTCTCTGACGAGGTGCAGCGCAGCCTGGCGGTGCGCTCGATTACCACCCCCTTTGCCCTGGAGGCCGCCAAAGCTATGGGCGGCAAGCCGGATCTGGTGGCGCTGTTTGTGGTGGTAACCGGGGTCTTTGGCATGGGGATGGGCGACGCATTGTTCCTGAAAATGTCGATTAAGACCGGCCTTGCGAAAGGGGCCGGGTTTGGCGCGGCGTCTCACGGGGCCGGTACGGCGCGCTCTTATGAGCTGGGGCCACAGGAAGGGGTGGTGGCAAGCCTGGTGATGATGCTCTCCGGGGCGTTGATGGTGGTGATAGCGCCCCTGGTGGCGCGCGTGATGTTCTGA
- a CDS encoding CidA/LrgA family protein — protein sequence MFVASGRVIPAVFRQLQIPLQVVLYAGLFILSRQLVAWGHVPLPANLVGMLLLLALIICRVVPLHWVRAGSRWLLAEMLLFFVPAVVAVVNYPHLVMVDGWRICLVIALSTLLVLGATAWVVDKVYRYEVARERQGARDND from the coding sequence ATGTTCGTGGCGTCAGGTCGCGTTATCCCCGCCGTATTCCGGCAATTGCAGATCCCCCTTCAGGTTGTGCTGTATGCCGGGTTATTTATTCTCTCCCGGCAGCTGGTGGCCTGGGGGCATGTGCCGCTACCGGCAAACCTGGTGGGTATGCTGTTGCTGCTGGCGCTGATTATCTGCCGGGTGGTGCCGCTGCACTGGGTGCGGGCGGGCTCCCGCTGGCTGCTGGCAGAGATGCTGCTGTTTTTTGTCCCGGCGGTGGTGGCGGTGGTGAATTACCCCCATCTGGTGATGGTAGACGGCTGGCGGATCTGCCTGGTTATCGCCCTGAGCACGCTGCTGGTGCTTGGCGCCACGGCCTGGGTGGTGGATAAAGTATACCGCTATGAAGTGGCCCGTGAGCGCCAGGGAGCACGCGACAATGACTGA
- a CDS encoding LysR family transcriptional regulator, which produces MDIRTLRYFVEVVRQQSFTRAAEKMFVTQPTISKMLRNLEDELNCTLLIRDGRRLLLTDTGRVVYERGLTILAEFVQLEAELGDINHLNKGLLRLGIPPMVGTMMAGPISIYRKRYPGVALKISESGGLAGQQAVLNGELDLAMTALPVEDDNQLLGSKLLFSYPLCVLVPRAAPWQGMTAVEPEYLADQPLLIYNEDFALSRQLMQLFTDRGITPHIAMRSGQWDFLAAMVQAGIGVAIMPEPVCQKLDQASLMWLPLNSDLQWKLGMIWREGVYLSHSARAWIRGCEDYWPVATGQ; this is translated from the coding sequence ATGGACATCAGAACACTGCGCTATTTTGTCGAAGTGGTGCGCCAGCAAAGTTTTACCCGCGCAGCGGAAAAGATGTTTGTTACCCAGCCCACCATCAGCAAGATGCTGCGTAACCTTGAAGATGAGCTGAACTGCACACTGCTTATTCGCGACGGGCGCAGATTACTGCTTACCGACACCGGCCGCGTGGTCTACGAGCGCGGGCTGACTATCCTTGCGGAGTTTGTCCAGCTGGAGGCAGAGCTCGGGGATATTAACCACCTCAATAAAGGCCTGTTGCGCCTCGGGATCCCGCCTATGGTCGGCACCATGATGGCCGGGCCCATCAGCATTTACCGTAAGCGCTACCCGGGGGTGGCCCTTAAAATTTCAGAATCCGGCGGCCTGGCAGGCCAGCAGGCGGTGCTCAATGGTGAGCTGGATTTAGCCATGACCGCCCTGCCCGTGGAAGATGACAACCAGCTGCTTGGCAGCAAATTGCTGTTCAGCTACCCGCTGTGCGTGCTGGTGCCCCGCGCAGCCCCCTGGCAGGGGATGACCGCCGTGGAGCCGGAGTACCTGGCTGACCAGCCGCTGCTTATCTATAACGAAGATTTTGCCCTCAGCCGCCAGTTAATGCAGCTCTTCACCGACCGGGGGATCACCCCGCATATTGCGATGCGCAGCGGCCAGTGGGACTTTCTTGCCGCCATGGTGCAGGCGGGTATTGGGGTGGCAATTATGCCGGAGCCTGTCTGTCAGAAGCTCGACCAGGCAAGCCTGATGTGGCTGCCGCTAAACAGCGATTTACAGTGGAAACTGGGCATGATCTGGCGGGAAGGGGTCTATCTTTCACACAGCGCCCGGGCGTGGATCCGCGGCTGTGAAGACTACTGGCCGGTGGCAACCGGCCAGTAA
- a CDS encoding Na+/H+ antiporter translates to MEIFFTILILTLMVSLSGVAARMFPFQIPLPLMQIAMGALLAWPTFGLHVDFNPELFLVLFIPPLLFADGWKTPTREFIHHGREIIGLALVLVLLTVVGIGFLIYWTVPGIPLVPALALAAVLSPTDAVALSGIVGEGRIPKKIMGILQGEALMNDASGLVSLKFAVAVAMGTMVFTVGGAALEFAKVAVGGLLAGIVVSLLYGRSLRLMSRWSGDEPATQIVLLFLLPFASYLIAEHIGVSGILAAVAAGMTITRSGVMRTAPLAMRLRANSVWAMLEFVFNGMVFLMLGLQMPGILETSLKTAEADPNVETWMLFLDVVLIYFALILVRFLWLFIMKRISQRLMKKRPMEFGSYTFRELLIASFAGVRGAITLAGVLAIPLFLPNGEPFPARYELIFLSAGVILFSLLVGVVMLPILLRHVEVTDQSVFQKEERLARAATAEVAIVAIQKMEERMQGDAKENIDNELIKEVSARVIGNLRRRVNGRDDAEHTAQEENLERRLRLTALRSERGELYHLRATQQISNETLQKMLHDLDLMEALLIEKQ, encoded by the coding sequence ATGGAAATATTTTTTACTATCCTCATTCTGACCCTGATGGTGTCACTGTCCGGGGTTGCTGCACGCATGTTCCCGTTTCAGATCCCACTGCCGTTAATGCAAATCGCCATGGGCGCGTTGCTGGCGTGGCCGACGTTCGGTCTGCATGTTGATTTTAACCCTGAACTCTTCCTGGTGTTGTTTATCCCGCCGCTGCTGTTTGCCGATGGCTGGAAAACCCCAACCCGGGAGTTTATCCACCATGGCCGGGAGATAATTGGCCTGGCGCTGGTTCTGGTGCTGCTCACCGTGGTGGGGATTGGGTTCCTGATTTACTGGACCGTGCCGGGTATTCCGCTGGTGCCGGCGCTGGCGCTGGCAGCGGTGCTGTCACCGACCGATGCGGTGGCCCTGTCCGGTATTGTGGGTGAGGGGCGGATCCCGAAGAAAATCATGGGGATCTTGCAGGGCGAAGCCCTGATGAACGACGCCTCTGGCCTGGTATCGCTGAAATTTGCTGTCGCCGTTGCCATGGGCACCATGGTGTTTACCGTGGGCGGGGCGGCGCTGGAGTTTGCCAAGGTGGCCGTCGGGGGGCTGCTGGCCGGGATTGTGGTCAGCCTGCTGTATGGCCGCTCCCTGCGTCTGATGAGCCGCTGGAGCGGTGACGAGCCCGCCACCCAGATTGTGCTGCTGTTCCTGTTGCCGTTCGCCTCTTACCTGATTGCGGAACATATCGGGGTCTCCGGCATTCTGGCGGCGGTTGCCGCCGGGATGACCATCACCCGCTCCGGGGTGATGCGCACCGCGCCGCTGGCGATGCGCCTGCGGGCAAACAGTGTCTGGGCGATGCTGGAGTTTGTGTTTAACGGCATGGTGTTCCTGATGCTGGGCCTGCAGATGCCGGGGATCCTGGAAACCTCGCTGAAAACCGCCGAAGCGGACCCCAACGTAGAAACCTGGATGCTGTTCCTGGATGTGGTGCTTATCTATTTCGCCCTGATTCTGGTGCGCTTCCTGTGGCTGTTTATTATGAAGCGTATCAGCCAGCGGCTGATGAAAAAGCGCCCGATGGAGTTTGGTTCTTACACCTTCCGCGAGCTGCTGATTGCCTCTTTTGCCGGGGTGCGCGGGGCTATCACCCTTGCCGGTGTGCTGGCGATCCCGCTGTTTTTGCCCAACGGTGAGCCGTTCCCGGCCCGCTATGAGCTGATTTTCCTCTCCGCCGGGGTGATTTTATTCTCCCTGCTGGTGGGGGTGGTGATGCTGCCGATCCTGCTGCGCCATGTGGAGGTGACCGACCAGTCCGTCTTCCAGAAAGAGGAGCGCCTGGCCCGGGCCGCCACCGCCGAGGTGGCGATTGTGGCTATCCAGAAAATGGAAGAGCGCATGCAGGGGGATGCCAAAGAGAATATCGACAACGAGCTGATTAAAGAGGTCAGCGCCCGGGTGATAGGTAACCTGCGCCGCCGGGTTAACGGCCGGGATGACGCGGAGCACACCGCACAGGAGGAGAACCTGGAGCGGCGCCTGCGCCTGACGGCACTGCGCTCTGAGCGGGGCGAGCTCTACCACCTGCGCGCCACCCAGCAGATAAGCAATGAAACGCTGCAAAAAATGCTGCACGACCTGGATTTAATGGAAGCGCTGCTTATCGAAAAACAGTAG
- a CDS encoding NCS2 family permease produces the protein MSTPSPRAGGSLDAWFKISARGSTVRQEVVAGLTTFLAMVYSVIVVPGMLGKAGFPPAAVFVSTCLVAGVGSLIMGLWANLPLAIGCAISLTAFTAFSLVLGQHISVPVALGAVFLMGVLFTIISATGIRSWILRNLPMGVAHGTGIGIGLFLLLIAANGVGLVIKNPLDGLPVALGHFASFPVIMSLVGLAVIIGLEKLRVPGGILLTIIGISVIGLIFDPAVHFSGIFAMPSLKDANGQSLIGSLDIMGALNPVILPSVLALVMTAVFDATGTIRAVAGQANLLDKDGQIIDGGKALTTDSLSSVFSGLVGAAPAAVYIESAAGTAAGGKTGLTAVTVGVLFLLILFLSPLSYLVPSYATAPALMYVGLLMLSNVAKIDFNDFVDAMAGLVTAVFIVLTCNIVTGIMIGFATLVIGRIVSGEWRKLNLGTVVIAVALVAFYAGGWAI, from the coding sequence ATGTCTACTCCTTCTCCGCGCGCGGGCGGCTCGCTTGACGCCTGGTTTAAAATTTCTGCGCGTGGCAGCACGGTCCGCCAGGAAGTGGTTGCCGGTCTGACGACCTTTCTGGCCATGGTTTACTCGGTGATTGTGGTGCCGGGGATGCTGGGTAAAGCGGGTTTCCCGCCTGCCGCAGTGTTTGTGTCCACCTGTCTGGTTGCCGGGGTAGGCTCCCTGATTATGGGGCTGTGGGCGAACCTGCCGCTGGCGATTGGCTGCGCCATCTCGCTGACCGCGTTTACCGCATTTAGCCTGGTGCTGGGCCAGCATATCAGTGTGCCGGTGGCGCTGGGGGCCGTGTTCCTGATGGGGGTCTTGTTTACCATTATTTCCGCCACCGGTATTCGCAGCTGGATCCTGCGTAATCTGCCGATGGGGGTCGCACACGGAACCGGTATCGGTATCGGCCTGTTTTTGCTGCTGATTGCCGCAAACGGCGTGGGCCTGGTTATCAAAAACCCCCTCGACGGGCTGCCGGTGGCGCTGGGCCATTTTGCCAGCTTCCCGGTGATCATGTCCCTGGTGGGGCTGGCGGTGATCATTGGTCTGGAAAAACTGCGCGTGCCGGGCGGCATTCTGCTGACGATCATCGGCATTTCGGTGATTGGGCTGATTTTTGACCCGGCGGTGCACTTCAGCGGTATTTTCGCCATGCCGTCGCTCAAAGACGCGAACGGCCAGTCGCTGATTGGCAGCCTGGATATTATGGGGGCGCTGAACCCGGTTATCCTGCCAAGCGTACTGGCGCTGGTGATGACAGCGGTATTTGACGCCACCGGGACCATCCGCGCCGTGGCAGGCCAGGCCAATCTGCTGGACAAAGACGGGCAGATTATTGATGGCGGCAAAGCGCTGACCACCGACTCCCTGAGTAGCGTGTTCTCGGGCCTGGTCGGGGCGGCCCCGGCCGCGGTCTATATCGAATCAGCTGCCGGTACAGCGGCGGGCGGTAAAACCGGGTTAACGGCGGTGACTGTTGGGGTACTGTTCCTGCTGATTCTGTTCCTCTCACCGCTCTCGTATCTGGTGCCGTCCTACGCGACAGCGCCCGCCCTGATGTATGTGGGCCTGCTGATGCTGAGCAACGTGGCGAAGATCGATTTTAACGATTTTGTTGATGCCATGGCGGGCCTGGTAACGGCGGTGTTTATTGTGCTGACCTGCAACATCGTAACCGGGATCATGATAGGGTTTGCCACCCTGGTTATCGGGCGGATTGTGTCCGGCGAGTGGCGCAAACTGAACCTGGGCACGGTGGTGATTGCGGTCGCGCTGGTGGCATTTTATGCCGGTGGCTGGGCGATTTAA
- a CDS encoding glutathione S-transferase family protein produces MITVHHLNQSRSQRILWMLEELNLEWQLVTYRREADMQAPVALRKIHPLGKSPVLEDNGHILAESGAILEYLQETYDHDQRLRPSLPAERLQYRFWMHYAEGSLMPLLTLSLALVLLSRAPVPWLLRPTGKALAGGLHKAWLGPQLANHAGFIEHHLAHHPWFAGGQFSAADIQMSFPVAALLSREAPEHLPHLQAWWRKAQLRPGWQSALLRGGPFSIPGRAG; encoded by the coding sequence ATGATAACCGTACACCACCTGAACCAGTCGCGCTCCCAGCGCATTTTGTGGATGCTGGAAGAGCTGAACCTTGAGTGGCAGCTGGTCACCTACCGGCGGGAAGCCGATATGCAGGCCCCCGTTGCGCTGCGCAAAATCCATCCGCTGGGGAAATCCCCGGTGCTGGAGGATAACGGCCATATTCTGGCCGAGTCCGGCGCGATTCTTGAGTACCTTCAGGAAACCTATGACCACGACCAGCGTCTGCGCCCGTCGCTCCCCGCTGAGCGCCTGCAGTACCGCTTCTGGATGCACTACGCAGAAGGCTCACTGATGCCGCTACTGACCCTCAGCCTGGCGCTGGTGCTGCTGAGCCGGGCACCGGTGCCCTGGCTGCTGCGCCCGACCGGCAAAGCGCTGGCCGGGGGGCTGCATAAAGCCTGGCTGGGCCCGCAGCTGGCGAACCATGCCGGGTTTATTGAGCATCATCTGGCCCATCACCCCTGGTTTGCCGGGGGGCAGTTTTCCGCCGCCGACATTCAGATGAGCTTCCCGGTGGCGGCATTACTGAGCCGGGAAGCGCCGGAGCATCTTCCGCATCTTCAGGCCTGGTGGCGTAAAGCGCAGCTGCGCCCGGGGTGGCAAAGCGCACTTCTGCGCGGCGGGCCGTTTTCGATCCCCGGGCGGGCCGGGTAG
- the soxR gene encoding redox-sensitive transcriptional activator SoxR, with protein MEKKPARIKMLLTPGEVSRRTGVAVSALHFYESKGLISSTRNGGNQRRYSRNVLRYVAIIKIAQRIGIPLATIADALAVLPEGGNITARQWQQLSSRWRDELERRIHTLEQLRDELDGCIGCGCLSRKDCPLRNPNDALGQQGTGARLLEE; from the coding sequence TTGGAAAAGAAACCTGCACGTATCAAAATGCTCCTCACCCCGGGGGAGGTATCCCGGCGTACCGGGGTGGCGGTCTCTGCGCTGCACTTTTATGAAAGTAAAGGGCTTATCAGCAGTACCCGCAATGGGGGTAACCAGCGCCGCTACTCGCGTAATGTCCTGCGCTATGTGGCGATTATTAAAATTGCCCAGCGGATCGGTATTCCGCTGGCGACCATTGCGGATGCGCTGGCTGTGCTGCCGGAAGGGGGAAATATTACCGCCCGGCAATGGCAGCAGCTCTCTTCCCGCTGGCGTGACGAGCTGGAGCGGCGTATTCACACCCTTGAGCAGTTACGCGACGAGCTGGATGGCTGTATCGGCTGTGGGTGTTTGTCGCGAAAAGACTGCCCGTTACGCAACCCGAACGATGCGCTGGGGCAGCAGGGCACCGGGGCGCGGCTGCTGGAAGAGTAG
- the soxS gene encoding superoxide response transcriptional regulator SoxS, whose product MAHQEIIATLIQWIDEHIDQPLNIDMVAKKSGYSKWYLQRMFRSVTRQALGEYIRLRRLALAAEALRTTQKPIFDIAMDHGYISQQTFSRVFRREYARTPTDYRQHV is encoded by the coding sequence ATGGCACATCAGGAAATTATCGCGACCCTGATCCAGTGGATCGATGAGCATATTGACCAGCCGCTGAATATCGATATGGTGGCGAAAAAATCCGGTTATTCAAAATGGTACTTGCAGCGAATGTTCCGCTCGGTCACGCGCCAGGCGCTGGGGGAGTACATTCGCCTGCGCCGCCTGGCCCTGGCGGCAGAAGCCCTGCGTACCACCCAGAAACCCATTTTTGATATCGCTATGGACCACGGTTATATCTCTCAGCAGACCTTTTCCCGGGTCTTCCGCCGTGAATACGCCCGCACCCCTACCGATTATCGCCAGCACGTCTGA
- a CDS encoding YjcB family protein — MAIVTTGVAATGLAIMRGPLISATLMFIASTLNIRLRKSDYHGLAVVVSGLGIVASCWFAAALLGITFDFPAIWAGTKSFMVQMMSYAPADYPATLP, encoded by the coding sequence ATGGCTATCGTGACAACCGGTGTGGCGGCGACAGGTCTGGCAATTATGCGCGGGCCGCTCATCAGCGCGACGTTGATGTTTATTGCCAGTACCCTGAATATCCGGCTGCGTAAGTCTGATTACCACGGCCTTGCGGTAGTGGTCAGCGGTCTGGGTATTGTCGCATCATGCTGGTTTGCCGCCGCGCTACTGGGGATAACATTTGATTTTCCGGCCATCTGGGCGGGCACCAAATCCTTTATGGTGCAGATGATGAGCTATGCCCCCGCAGACTACCCGGCCACACTCCCCTGA
- a CDS encoding ABC transporter permease encodes MKIYWATFIKVFTGLLERPIWMILLVSLCLMSSVYLHRTVWDLPVAVIDQDHSPASRLLIRNLDATDKIKTVGYDSLPAAIHDLGFRKLFAVIIMPTDLEKKLLAGKPVTIPVYGDATNRLPNGQIQQDVQAAYQEMLRYYETEVMLAHGFSLRQAEVILAPITGRTEDVFNPGISFAAIVFPGLLVMLLQHSLLIASVRVRLMLRSQSQPPLLVYMGGLSALLPVWLFLSIVLFVLWPWLLGYRQTASIPEVLLLTFPFLLAVLGLGKLITECLRRVELIYLTLSFITMPVFYLSGTIWPVQAMPAWVRFISGCLPTTWATKAIAGVNQLGLPWHSALPDVAMLLLLGAVYTLLGMGIGLLRDGRRLRQLMQRHSG; translated from the coding sequence ATGAAAATCTACTGGGCGACCTTTATCAAAGTATTTACCGGGCTGCTTGAGCGGCCCATATGGATGATTTTACTGGTCTCTTTGTGCCTGATGAGCAGTGTGTATCTGCACCGCACCGTCTGGGATCTGCCGGTAGCGGTGATTGACCAGGATCACAGCCCCGCCAGCCGGTTACTGATCCGCAACCTGGATGCCACCGACAAGATCAAAACCGTGGGCTATGACAGCCTGCCGGCGGCGATCCACGATCTGGGGTTTCGTAAGCTGTTTGCGGTGATAATCATGCCCACGGATCTGGAAAAGAAACTGCTGGCGGGGAAGCCCGTGACGATCCCGGTCTATGGTGATGCCACAAACCGCCTGCCGAACGGCCAGATTCAGCAGGATGTCCAGGCGGCCTATCAGGAGATGCTGCGTTACTACGAAACGGAAGTGATGCTGGCGCACGGGTTCAGCCTGCGCCAGGCGGAGGTGATTCTGGCCCCGATCACCGGGCGCACGGAAGATGTCTTTAACCCGGGGATCAGCTTTGCGGCCATTGTTTTTCCGGGCCTGCTGGTGATGCTGCTGCAACACTCGCTGTTAATCGCCAGTGTCCGGGTGCGCCTGATGCTGCGCAGCCAGAGCCAGCCCCCGCTGCTGGTGTATATGGGCGGGCTGTCGGCATTGCTGCCGGTCTGGCTGTTTTTATCGATTGTGCTGTTTGTACTGTGGCCCTGGCTGCTGGGATACCGCCAGACCGCTTCTATCCCGGAGGTGCTGTTACTGACCTTTCCGTTTCTGCTGGCGGTGCTGGGGCTGGGGAAACTGATCACCGAGTGTCTGAGGCGGGTGGAGCTTATCTATCTGACGCTCTCTTTTATCACCATGCCGGTGTTCTACCTTTCCGGCACTATCTGGCCGGTACAGGCGATGCCTGCGTGGGTGCGTTTTATTTCCGGCTGCCTGCCCACCACCTGGGCGACCAAAGCGATAGCCGGGGTGAACCAGCTGGGGCTGCCCTGGCACAGTGCCCTGCCGGATGTGGCGATGCTGTTGTTGCTGGGGGCGGTATATACCCTGCTGGGGATGGGGATAGGCTTATTGCGCGACGGGCGTCGCCTGCGCCAGTTAATGCAGCGCCACAGCGGGTAA